In the genome of Salmo trutta chromosome 39, fSalTru1.1, whole genome shotgun sequence, the window gcagaaaatacacaagagttcaggggccttgctttaacaaagttaaccattttcactgtagtgtccaacgtatttcaagctgtcaggcattcccttggcagcaagagcctctcggtggatgctgcagtgtacccaagtggcatcgggagcaactgcttgcacgctcATTACCACTCCaccatgtctccctgtcatggcttttgcaccatcagtacagataccaacacatcttgaccaccaaagtccatttaatgtcacaaagctgtccagtactttaaaaatatcctctcctgttgtcctggtttccagtggtttgcagaagagggtgtcttccttaattgaccccccataaacgtaacagacatataccaggatctgtgccaggcccgccaagtctgttgactcatccatctgtaacgcatataattcactggcttgtacgCGAAGCAGTAATGGTTTCAAAACatctgatgcgtcgtgaaacagtgttgtttgatgaagtcattgtctgtatagtttttttgggccttttcccccagcattgtcccagccatatccatggcagcaggaagaattaagtcctccacaatagtatggggcttgcctgtcctagtcactcggtagctcaccatataagactcttctagccccttcttattaatggtatctgttgcttttatacatgtcttactactcacaagtcgtcttaattctcttatttttcaaattgtcgtTTTTTTTccctaaatgtctgcgcaagagtgaaggtttcattgagttgtgcgatagtacttttgcacatataacacactgtggctgaggaaagacaCTACTCTCAATAAGTGAaacccaaatcaatgtagttctcatcatatttgcgcctcttcgatgttccaacgtccctgtctgttcggtgctttcccgggtaagggggcagtagctctttggctgcgtcagattcacaactgtcagtgtccatgctagctaggctaacaacaaatgtagaattactgatgctagcattggatgtgcttgtgGAAGCAGACCAACTTgttgacaggtgcaggtgtagtactgctggtagtagcagtactaccagtagagctggtatgtgtctatggacgtgggccttacttttttaaccatttatcgagaaaacggaatgagcagcagctacgtttggctacatgcggactgttagtggaattcctgcgagagagtaacggttaatatgattggatgttaattatttgacagtgttatttcactgaacactagcTGGTTTAATTTGACTTTTGGCGGTGAAAAGAGGCTACTCAGACAAGATAAAAACCTCACctaaatgtatagccccgttggaaaatataaatttacttttttaaatgtgaatcacatttttatttggcgtacccctgatGGCATTGCGCGTacataccccagtttgggaatacctggtttaatacataattcacagcataattattaacttgaccatgcttaaagatattcaatgtctgatttgttattgttacccatctcccaatcactgccctttgaGGCTTTTGAAAAAGCTActtggtctttgtagttgaatctgtgcttgaaatgcaatacttgactgagggaccttacagatgtatgtatgggggacataGGAAGGTGTAGTCATTAAAACATGTCAACCGCGTGAGTCCATataacttatgtgatttgttaagccaaatttgACTTCTggactaatttaggcttgccaaaacaaaggggtgaatacttatgcaactaTAGTTTAGTtatgtgtttttttaaatgtgtagcattttattttcactgacagtattttgtgtagctcaattacaaaaaaaagacaattaaatgtATCATTTTAACAGCAAGGTGAAAAAAGTTGAAGGGGGTGTAGACTTTCCATAGGCCCTGTAAATACACACGTGTTGCTAATACACAGCAATCAAAGCAAGCAGCTTGAGTATTGACTCGTACATATTATTAAAGGAAGGTTATTTTCACTGATTATGTACACTGCAAACCACCCATAATGTTCTAACCTGCATAAAGGAGTCAACAGCGCACACAGTGGCACCTGATACAGGCGTCTGTTGGACCAGCTGCTCCAAAGGCTCAATAGACACACCAACTTGGGCCACGGAGGCAAGCTGAGGTACTGTCATCATTCCAAATGGATGCTCTCCACCCTCACCTATAGGAAGACAGCAGAAACACCAATGGTGTGTAACTTTTGCTCAACAGTTTACCCACCTATTGTTTTACAACTAcgtcactgtaacacacacatactgacaaaaCACCTTGTGACAACTACTGATGTAGGAAGGActttattaaatacatttgattgatacttACCTGGTTTTAATTGAGCTATTTTAAAGATGGCACTTGGTTTGTCGTTGGTGATGAAACCCAGGAGCTGCCAGACCTGCCCAGCGACAGGGTCCGGGAAGGAGAAGTAGACAGCTCCACCCATCCCAGCAGGGAAAGGCACTGTGCCCAACATGAACACCACTACATGGTTCACATTCTCATAGTCTGGTAGGTTGAAGACAAACTTGTCACCAGCAACCTGCTGGGGGTCAGTCTGGACCTAAAAGACAATTGTGACTCCTACTTGAGCTGGAGTTATTTCAAGAGGTACTTTTCATTTAATTAAAGGCACaatctgtttttgtatttcagcAGTTTGACCCTGCCACGTTTTTTGTAAACTGATAAATGGGGGTAGGTagggaccagtggaggctggtgggaggagctgtaggaggaTGGGCTTAATGGATGGAATAGAATGAATGGAACGGAGTcacacgtggtttccatatgtttgataccgttccattaattctattccagccattacaatgagcctgtcctcatagctcctcccaccagcctctggTAGGGACATCATGATGAATCTCTATAGGGACGCTTACATTCAGACAGCCATGCATGCAAGTCCATGGACCTGTCATGGTAGTAGGAAACATACTTTGAAGCGATACATTTTCTGTTTAGAATGACAcccaaaaacaaacatttgagtACAATATGGGTTATGATACAAACTAGCTAGGGTAAGAAAAGTTGTACAAGCTAAACGATGTACACAAAACCTCTGTCTCTGTTAAGCTCATATCATAGAGCATTTATAACTAACTATATTGTTCAAGAATCAACGGGTATATGTTGCCTACGAGTAGAAATGACCAGTGAGCAGCCGGGAATACAATAACACATTGTTCCTTCATATCACATGTGTAGCTAGCTGTCATTTCAGTCCCAAGTTAGCTTGCTGCCGTTAGCAAGTTCCATACTTACCAATCTACCAGCAACCAAACATCCAAACATTGTAATGTCCTTGGTTTATTTTATATTTCGGTCAAGATGACGGTCTTACACTTAATCGATAGCACCAGCTGAGTCCATTTCACAAAACTCCCGagaaagttagctagctaactccaATGTTTTGTTACTTGTACGTTCTGCTTCAGACCACGTGTCTACGAGAACTTCCGATTTGATTgacatttcaaaataaaagcaCCCAGAAAGAAAGTGCTAAAATGCTCATTAGAATGTGATAGAACGCTTGCGTGGTTCTAATAGGTAGGATGTTTGTttaagaataaaaaaaaacatacaaaaagaaAGCATCAGAAAAAACAGATGTCTATAATCTAAGATAAATTGTATTGTGATGTGACTGCAAAAAAATACACAATGTGGGTCCATGGAAGTATGAAAACAGAAATACTTAGGATCGTTCTGTGTAACCAACATAAGTGATAAAATCACAAAAGATCCATCCTATATCTCTCCCACACAAGAGGCCTTTACTTGCAGGTTTATATTTGGAATTGAACGAGCATTCAGTAGGAATCTGTCAAAGGCTTCATTTTGTGGCCTATACATCTGAGGATCTGTTTCAGTCACTGATGCATGGCTCGGGGGAGAATGTTCGGGTGAATGTGAGCTATTCGTCATGCTTGGAATTAATCCACATTTTAAACAATTGCCATGGAGTCATGAGCATTCACCTATTATTGGCTTATTGGTCATCTAACATTGGGATATATTGGGGAAATGTAACCTAGATTTGTTTCATTGAAGAGTATTGTATTTTATTGAAACTGGTTGCACTGGGTTATGCAATGTTTGTTGATATgtcaatatatactgctcaaaaaaataaagggaacacttaaacaacacatcctagatctgaatgaaagaaataatcttattaaatacttttttctttacatagttgaatgtgctgacaacaaaatcacacaaaaataataattggaaatccaatttatcaacccatggaggtctggatttggagtcacactcaaaattaaagtggaaaaccacactacaggctgatccaactttgatgtaatgtccttaaaacaagtcaaaatgaggctcagtagtgtgtatggcctccacgtgcctgtatgacctccctacaacgcctgggcatactcctgatgaggtggcggatggtctcctgagggatctcctcccagacctggactaaagcatccgccaactcctggacagtctgtggtgcaacgtggcgttggtggatggagcgagacatgatgtcccagatgtgctcaattggattcaggtctggggaatgggcgggccagtccatagcatcaatgctttcctcttgcaggaactgctgacacactccagccacatgaggtctagcattgtcttgcattaggaggaacccagggccaaccgcaccagcatatggtctcacaagaggtctgaggatctcatctcggtacctaatggcagtcaggctacctctggtgagcacatggagggctgtgcggccccccaaagaaattccaccctacaccatgactgacc includes:
- the LOC115179868 gene encoding protein Hikeshi, which translates into the protein MFGCLVAGRLVQTDPQQVAGDKFVFNLPDYENVNHVVVFMLGTVPFPAGMGGAVYFSFPDPVAGQVWQLLGFITNDKPSAIFKIAQLKPGEGGEHPFGMMTVPQLASVAQVGVSIEPLEQLVQQTPVSGATVCAVDSFMQFTQKMLDSLYNFSSSFAVSQSQMTPNPSEMFIPASSILKWYENFQRRMAQNPHFWKT